A stretch of the Bacillus anthracis str. Vollum genome encodes the following:
- a CDS encoding NAD-dependent protein deacylase, with amino-acid sequence MQQFEEVRTILEKAKKITVLTGAGASTESGIPDFRSANGLYADANVEMYLSRGYYNRSPKEFWKHYKEIFQINTFHQYKPNRGHRFLAELEEQGKDITILTQNIDGLHQVGGSKHVIDLHGTLQTAHCPKCKMGYDLQYMIDHEVPRCEKCNFILNPDVVLYGDTLPQYQNAIKRLYETDVLIVMGTSLKVQPVASFPQIAKREVGATTILVNEELTGQEYNFDYVFQNKIGEFVEGLSSIK; translated from the coding sequence GTGCAACAATTTGAAGAAGTACGTACAATTTTAGAAAAAGCGAAGAAAATTACAGTATTAACAGGAGCTGGTGCAAGTACGGAAAGTGGTATACCAGATTTTCGTTCAGCAAATGGATTGTATGCTGATGCGAATGTGGAAATGTACTTATCAAGAGGGTACTATAACCGAAGTCCGAAAGAATTTTGGAAGCATTATAAAGAAATATTTCAAATTAATACGTTTCATCAATATAAGCCAAATCGTGGCCATCGCTTTTTAGCTGAATTAGAAGAACAAGGGAAAGATATTACGATTTTAACGCAAAATATTGACGGTTTACATCAAGTAGGTGGTAGTAAACATGTCATTGATTTACATGGAACACTGCAAACAGCACATTGTCCGAAGTGTAAAATGGGATATGATTTGCAGTATATGATAGATCATGAAGTGCCGCGCTGCGAGAAGTGTAATTTCATTTTAAATCCAGACGTTGTTTTATACGGAGATACATTGCCGCAATATCAAAATGCGATAAAACGTTTATATGAAACAGATGTGCTTATCGTTATGGGAACGTCACTAAAAGTACAGCCCGTCGCTTCATTCCCGCAAATTGCAAAGAGGGAAGTAGGAGCAACAACCATCTTAGTAAATGAAGAGTTAACAGGACAGGAATATAACTTTGATTATGTTTTTCAAAATAAGATTGGTGAGTTTGTTGAAGGGTTATCTTCAATAAAATAA
- a CDS encoding cephalosporin hydroxylase family protein translates to MFKIDNISSEFLKQFYDSRVWLYDTHWLGVPILKLPSDLFLYQEMIYELKPDLIIECGTCYGGSALYLASILDLIGKGHVLTIDIFPQPNRPSHDRITYLTASSVSVTAVQTILSMRKPDDVILVILDSDHSKEHVAKELLLYKSIVTKGSYIIVEDTSINGNPVSPDWGPGPMEAVEEFLATNNNFIIDESKHKFFISFNPKGFLKKIK, encoded by the coding sequence GTGTTCAAAATCGATAACATAAGCAGCGAATTTTTAAAACAATTTTACGATAGTCGAGTCTGGTTATATGATACACATTGGCTTGGAGTCCCCATTCTCAAACTTCCTTCTGATCTTTTTTTGTATCAAGAAATGATTTACGAATTAAAACCCGATTTAATTATTGAATGTGGCACTTGTTATGGTGGTAGCGCACTGTATTTAGCTTCCATTTTAGATTTAATTGGAAAAGGTCATGTTCTTACTATTGATATATTTCCACAACCAAATCGTCCATCCCATGATCGTATTACGTATTTAACAGCTTCTTCTGTTTCAGTAACCGCTGTGCAAACAATATTAAGTATGCGCAAACCTGATGATGTGATTTTAGTTATTTTAGATTCTGATCATAGTAAAGAGCATGTAGCAAAAGAATTGTTGCTTTATAAATCTATCGTTACTAAAGGCAGTTATATTATAGTAGAAGATACCTCTATTAATGGAAATCCTGTTTCTCCTGATTGGGGACCTGGCCCAATGGAAGCTGTTGAAGAGTTTTTAGCTACAAACAACAATTTCATAATCGATGAATCTAAGCATAAGTTTTTCATATCGTTTAACCCAAAAGGTTTTTTAAAGAAGATAAAGTGA
- the pcp gene encoding pyroglutamyl-peptidase I: MKTVLLTGFDPFGGESINPAWEVAKSLHEKTIGEYKIISKQVPTVFHKSISVLKEYIEELAPEFIICIGQAGGRPDITIERVAINIDDARIADNEGNQPVDVPVVEEGPAAYWSTLPMKAIVKKLQEEGIPASVSQTAGTFVCNHLFYGLMHELEKHDTKMKGGFIHIPFLPEQASNYPGQPSMSLSTIRKGIELAVEVTTTVEVDIVEVGGTTH, from the coding sequence ATGAAAACAGTATTATTAACAGGATTTGATCCGTTCGGCGGAGAAAGTATCAATCCAGCTTGGGAAGTCGCAAAAAGTTTGCATGAAAAAACAATCGGAGAATACAAGATTATTAGTAAACAAGTACCCACTGTATTTCATAAATCAATCAGCGTATTAAAAGAGTATATAGAAGAACTAGCACCGGAATTTATTATATGCATTGGACAAGCTGGGGGTAGACCAGATATTACGATAGAGCGTGTCGCAATTAATATTGATGATGCAAGAATTGCTGACAATGAAGGGAACCAACCGGTAGATGTACCGGTTGTAGAAGAAGGACCAGCTGCTTATTGGTCTACACTTCCGATGAAAGCAATTGTAAAAAAACTTCAAGAAGAAGGTATACCGGCTTCCGTTTCACAAACAGCAGGTACGTTCGTTTGTAATCATTTATTCTATGGTCTCATGCATGAATTAGAAAAACATGATACAAAAATGAAAGGCGGATTTATTCATATTCCGTTTTTACCAGAGCAAGCGAGTAATTATCCAGGGCAACCGAGTATGTCACTTTCTACTATTCGTAAAGGGATAGAGTTGGCAGTTGAGGTAACGACGACCGTTGAGGTGGATATTGTAGAGGTTGGTGGCACGACGCATTAA
- a CDS encoding peptidoglycan D,D-transpeptidase FtsI family protein yields MRQKKEQKKQSKKKKTHIPFRLNVLFYIVFLLFSAIIIQLGKVQIIDGETYRNEVNKKEDVTVSTPVPRGKMFDRQGQVIVNNKPLRTVTYTKMKGVDSKEVLQVARQLAQLIEMSPEDIDKLTETDKKDFWMQLNEKRAAEKVTKEDESKFRKQEIEGKELDKKVEELRRERITQEELSELSKEDLEVLAIKSKMNAGYKMTPQIVKKDVSQNEYAVVSERLASLPGVDTTVDWEREYPNDKILRSILGSVSTENEGLPREQLDYYLVRDYNRNDRIGKSYIEKQYEDALHGTKEQSRSITDKAGNIIRTEKVTEGKSGNNLMLTVDMELQKKVEGSLEKNLRAFHSAEPMMDRAFVVMMNPKNGQILSMAGKKIVNKDGGMQIEDYALGTMTSSYELGSTVKGATLLAGYQTDTIKPYTHFFDAPMYFKGSSKPKKSWKDFGDIDDLRALQVSSNVYMFNTALKMAGINYVPNNPLDIKQETFNKMRYYFRQFGLGVPTGIDLPNESIGQMGRTDNIPGFLLDYAIGQYDTYTPLQLAQYISTIANGGYRMKPQIVQEVREQPHRPEDVGKVIRSIEPVILNRVDMNTSYINHVKEGFRRVFQENDGTGTATFKGLPYKPAGKTGTAETVYGGESEIGRDENNNRKKCYNLTLAGYAPYDADPEVAFSVVVPWVNDDKSGINSAIGKEILDAYFELKAKRAGGNPVPVEKPNKAQ; encoded by the coding sequence ATGAGACAGAAAAAGGAGCAGAAGAAACAATCGAAAAAGAAAAAGACTCATATTCCTTTTCGGTTAAATGTACTATTTTATATCGTCTTTCTTTTATTTTCAGCTATTATAATTCAATTAGGTAAAGTACAAATCATTGATGGAGAAACGTATAGAAATGAAGTGAACAAAAAGGAAGATGTAACGGTAAGTACACCTGTTCCTAGAGGGAAAATGTTTGATCGACAAGGTCAGGTGATTGTAAATAATAAACCACTACGAACCGTTACATATACGAAAATGAAAGGAGTAGATTCGAAAGAAGTTTTACAAGTAGCAAGACAGTTAGCCCAGTTAATTGAAATGTCGCCAGAGGATATAGACAAGTTAACAGAAACAGATAAAAAGGATTTTTGGATGCAGTTAAATGAAAAGCGGGCAGCAGAAAAAGTAACGAAAGAAGATGAGAGTAAATTTAGGAAGCAGGAGATAGAAGGGAAAGAATTAGATAAAAAAGTGGAAGAGTTACGTAGGGAAAGAATTACACAAGAAGAATTAAGCGAACTTTCAAAAGAAGACCTAGAAGTACTAGCTATTAAAAGCAAAATGAATGCGGGATATAAAATGACGCCGCAAATCGTTAAAAAAGATGTAAGTCAAAATGAATATGCAGTCGTAAGTGAAAGATTGGCAAGCTTGCCCGGAGTAGATACGACAGTAGACTGGGAACGTGAATACCCAAATGATAAAATACTTCGTTCTATTCTTGGTAGCGTTTCTACTGAAAATGAAGGATTGCCAAGGGAACAATTAGATTATTATTTAGTGCGTGATTATAACCGAAATGACCGCATTGGTAAGAGTTACATCGAAAAGCAATATGAAGACGCATTACATGGAACGAAAGAACAGTCTAGAAGCATTACAGATAAAGCAGGAAATATTATCCGGACAGAAAAAGTAACCGAAGGAAAAAGTGGAAATAATTTAATGTTAACAGTGGATATGGAGTTACAGAAAAAAGTAGAGGGAAGTCTTGAAAAGAATTTACGAGCATTTCATTCTGCAGAGCCGATGATGGATCGTGCATTCGTTGTAATGATGAATCCGAAAAACGGTCAAATTTTATCGATGGCAGGAAAGAAAATTGTAAATAAAGATGGCGGGATGCAAATAGAAGACTATGCTTTAGGGACGATGACAAGTTCTTATGAGTTAGGGTCAACTGTGAAAGGGGCTACATTATTAGCCGGCTATCAAACTGACACAATTAAGCCGTATACGCATTTCTTTGATGCACCCATGTATTTTAAAGGAAGCTCTAAGCCGAAGAAATCGTGGAAAGACTTTGGTGATATTGATGATTTAAGAGCTTTACAAGTTTCATCAAACGTATATATGTTTAATACAGCATTAAAAATGGCAGGTATAAATTATGTGCCAAACAATCCATTAGACATTAAACAAGAAACATTTAATAAAATGCGCTACTATTTTAGACAATTTGGTTTAGGTGTACCGACTGGTATTGACTTGCCGAATGAATCGATTGGTCAAATGGGTAGAACGGATAACATACCTGGTTTTTTACTTGATTATGCGATTGGACAGTACGATACATATACGCCGCTTCAACTTGCTCAATATATTTCAACCATTGCAAACGGTGGTTACCGAATGAAACCGCAAATTGTGCAAGAAGTGAGAGAGCAACCACATAGACCAGAGGATGTTGGAAAAGTTATTCGATCTATTGAACCAGTTATTTTAAATCGAGTGGATATGAACACTTCATACATTAATCATGTAAAAGAAGGATTTAGAAGAGTTTTTCAAGAGAATGACGGAACAGGTACTGCAACGTTTAAAGGATTACCGTATAAACCAGCTGGAAAAACAGGGACAGCTGAAACTGTGTATGGCGGAGAAAGTGAAATTGGAAGAGATGAAAACAATAATCGAAAAAAATGTTATAATTTAACTCTTGCCGGTTATGCGCCGTATGATGCTGATCCGGAAGTAGCTTTTTCAGTTGTTGTACCATGGGTGAATGATGACAAATCAGGAATTAATTCCGCGATTGGTAAAGAGATTTTGGATGCGTATTTTGAATTGAAAGCGAAAAGAGCAGGTGGAAATCCAGTCCCAGTAGAGAAGCCGAACAAGGCCCAGTAA
- the lepB gene encoding signal peptidase I gives MKQEIKRGWGKYILFVFVLVVAYHSFTLCKVEGKSMQPTLYEEDYVFVNKAAVHFSDLEHGEIVIIKEEDESKYYVKRVIGLPGDVINITNGSVYVNDKKQEEPYTNKDLFNNTQVFYNFQKTKIPPNKLFVMGDNRELSRDSRNGLGYIEEDNIIGKVEFVYYPFSKMKIIE, from the coding sequence ATGAAACAGGAGATTAAAAGAGGTTGGGGGAAATATATACTCTTCGTGTTTGTTTTGGTAGTAGCTTATCATTCTTTTACTTTATGTAAAGTGGAAGGGAAATCAATGCAACCGACTTTATATGAAGAAGACTACGTATTTGTAAATAAAGCAGCAGTACATTTTTCCGATTTAGAGCATGGAGAAATTGTCATTATAAAGGAAGAGGATGAATCGAAATATTATGTAAAACGAGTAATAGGACTTCCTGGTGACGTAATTAACATAACGAATGGATCTGTATATGTAAATGATAAAAAACAAGAAGAACCGTATACAAATAAAGATTTATTCAATAATACGCAAGTGTTTTATAACTTTCAAAAGACAAAAATCCCACCAAATAAATTATTTGTAATGGGAGATAATCGTGAACTTAGTAGAGATAGTCGAAACGGTTTAGGATATATTGAAGAAGATAATATAATAGGCAAAGTGGAATTTGTATATTATCCTTTTTCAAAAATGAAGATCATAGAATAA
- a CDS encoding class I SAM-dependent methyltransferase, with amino-acid sequence MKRNLLFLTLLESANTHFSGWDFSFISETGRMKSEPLSWSYGSTAFQLIQHAKSMLDMGTGGGEFLSMLQPFPPTIYATEGYAPNLPIARKKLEPLGVTVVEVINDTALPFPNGQFDLIMNQHESYAASEVNRILSPNGMFLTQQVGGLDCAELNEQFDTPLNSEFASWSLETACRELEENGFTILEAKEAFPFQLFYDIGAIVYYLKAIPWQIPDFTVERYYEELYRIHEIILQKGYFDVKQHRFIIKAIRD; translated from the coding sequence ATGAAACGTAATCTATTATTTTTAACTTTATTAGAAAGCGCAAATACACATTTTAGCGGTTGGGATTTTTCTTTCATTTCAGAAACAGGCCGAATGAAGAGCGAGCCTTTATCATGGTCGTACGGTAGCACTGCTTTCCAGCTTATACAACACGCAAAATCAATGCTAGATATGGGCACTGGCGGCGGAGAGTTTTTATCTATGTTACAACCATTCCCGCCAACTATTTATGCGACTGAGGGTTATGCTCCAAACTTGCCAATTGCTCGGAAGAAATTAGAGCCTTTAGGAGTTACAGTCGTCGAAGTGATTAATGATACTGCTTTACCATTTCCAAATGGTCAGTTTGATTTAATCATGAATCAACATGAATCATATGCTGCCTCTGAGGTAAACAGAATTCTTTCTCCTAATGGAATGTTCCTTACACAACAAGTTGGTGGTCTCGATTGCGCTGAACTTAATGAACAGTTTGACACACCACTAAATAGTGAATTTGCAAGTTGGTCGCTTGAAACTGCATGTCGTGAGTTAGAGGAAAATGGATTTACTATTTTAGAAGCAAAAGAAGCATTCCCTTTCCAACTCTTTTATGATATTGGCGCTATCGTCTACTACTTAAAAGCAATTCCGTGGCAAATTCCTGATTTTACTGTCGAAAGATATTATGAGGAATTATATCGTATACATGAAATTATCTTACAAAAAGGATATTTTGATGTGAAGCAACATCGCTTTATCATTAAGGCGATTCGTGACTAA
- a CDS encoding DUF979 domain-containing protein translates to MNIITMDTIYYVLGIIVAFIAVRIAFDREHPNRFGSSLFWALFAVTFLFGNVIPSFYVGCIVLAMVVLASMNKVTKSQEKEAPVQERVKHAEKLKNKIFMPALLIPIFTIIGTLTLGKIKWGNVSLVDPDKVTLVALALGALLAFVAAMRITKSKITTPVQEGSRLLQAVGWAVILPQMLAALGGIFAKSGVGQVVSDLVGQVLPTEYPFVAVMAYCLGMMLFTVVMGNAFAAFAVITGGIGLPLIVQMHGGNPAIMAALGMFAGYCGTLLTPMAANFNIVPAMLLELKDKNAVIKAQVPIALSIFIINMFIMYGLVYRF, encoded by the coding sequence ATGAACATCATCACAATGGATACAATCTATTACGTATTAGGTATAATTGTTGCCTTTATCGCTGTTCGTATCGCGTTTGATCGTGAGCATCCAAATCGATTTGGTTCTAGTCTATTTTGGGCATTGTTTGCCGTTACATTTTTATTCGGAAATGTAATTCCTTCGTTTTACGTTGGCTGTATAGTACTCGCTATGGTTGTGTTAGCGTCAATGAATAAAGTAACAAAATCTCAGGAGAAAGAAGCACCAGTACAAGAACGTGTGAAACATGCGGAGAAATTAAAAAATAAAATTTTTATGCCTGCACTTTTAATACCTATTTTTACAATTATCGGTACGTTAACGTTAGGAAAAATCAAATGGGGAAATGTTTCTCTTGTTGATCCAGATAAAGTAACGCTAGTAGCATTAGCATTAGGAGCATTACTTGCATTCGTTGCGGCAATGCGTATTACAAAATCGAAAATAACAACGCCTGTACAAGAAGGAAGCAGACTATTACAAGCTGTCGGCTGGGCTGTTATTTTACCACAAATGTTAGCAGCACTTGGTGGTATTTTCGCGAAATCTGGCGTTGGGCAAGTCGTTTCTGATTTAGTTGGACAAGTGTTACCGACAGAGTATCCGTTCGTTGCTGTTATGGCGTATTGTTTAGGAATGATGCTTTTCACAGTCGTAATGGGAAATGCTTTCGCAGCGTTTGCCGTTATTACTGGCGGAATTGGTTTACCTTTAATTGTGCAAATGCACGGCGGAAACCCAGCGATTATGGCAGCTCTTGGTATGTTTGCGGGATATTGCGGAACGCTACTTACGCCAATGGCAGCAAACTTTAATATCGTTCCGGCAATGCTTTTAGAACTGAAAGATAAAAATGCCGTTATTAAAGCACAGGTACCAATTGCTCTTTCCATTTTCATTATTAATATGTTTATTATGTACGGCCTTGTATATCGTTTCTAA
- a CDS encoding IS200/IS605 family accessory protein TnpB-related protein encodes MKTTRTCKINSITKEQTEDLITLIRTFESAKRYSFNRLIEGENEKELIKKLQPKYLLNKRFCEDAILQAQSILFSQKELLPVYLENNQKKLEKTLQKIDDYERGKKRPKQVALETCLIGLRKRKQKLEQRIETYAKHIKNKTLPPIIFGGRKNFYERMKNKISNQEWKDLRTRQLYSRGDKSKKGNLNMRITVDDCGQGWLEIANPLGRTNGKTKSPRIKVPIMIPYRFYHQITNVVMGKQIGVNPKGKPIIEHQKYSVEIIRKQNEFYINITFDETEIGRVLDFKETPQSDVIAGIDVNPDRIAVSLCTKQGNFKGSKIFYLHNLNTFSTNKRATIIGQIVQQIKTRLLENNVGGIVLEDLKFQQSHDTDKYSNRNFHQFTYKKMLNSLIRMALRNGFSVKTVNPAYTSVIGKLKYSKNFGISVHEAAAFTIARRGLELQEQLPQEIILLLKNQITTKLRILVASMEESKKNTQKVYKKWLQTIQTWKEYHNWKLWSILHKTVYMNNQQVVFKI; translated from the coding sequence ATGAAAACAACACGTACTTGTAAAATCAATTCTATTACAAAAGAACAAACGGAAGATTTAATTACTTTAATCCGTACGTTCGAAAGTGCAAAACGATATAGTTTTAATCGTTTGATTGAGGGCGAAAACGAGAAAGAATTGATAAAAAAACTACAACCTAAATATTTGTTAAATAAACGTTTTTGTGAAGATGCGATTTTACAAGCGCAATCGATCCTTTTCTCTCAAAAAGAACTTCTTCCTGTTTACCTAGAAAACAATCAAAAAAAGTTAGAAAAGACGTTACAAAAAATAGATGATTATGAACGCGGCAAAAAAAGACCTAAACAAGTTGCATTAGAAACTTGTTTAATTGGCTTAAGAAAACGAAAACAAAAATTAGAACAAAGAATTGAAACGTATGCAAAACATATTAAAAATAAAACATTACCTCCTATTATTTTTGGTGGGCGGAAAAATTTCTATGAAAGAATGAAAAACAAGATATCCAATCAAGAATGGAAAGATTTGCGGACACGACAATTATATTCTCGCGGAGATAAAAGTAAAAAAGGGAATTTGAACATGCGCATTACAGTTGATGATTGTGGGCAAGGATGGTTAGAAATTGCAAATCCATTAGGACGAACAAATGGAAAAACAAAAAGCCCACGAATCAAAGTTCCGATTATGATTCCATATCGTTTTTATCATCAAATTACAAATGTCGTTATGGGAAAGCAAATCGGTGTAAATCCAAAAGGAAAACCGATTATAGAGCATCAAAAATATAGTGTAGAAATCATTCGTAAACAAAATGAATTTTATATAAATATTACGTTTGATGAAACAGAAATAGGTCGTGTACTAGATTTCAAGGAAACACCACAATCAGATGTAATTGCAGGAATTGATGTAAATCCGGACCGCATTGCAGTTAGTTTATGTACAAAACAAGGTAATTTTAAAGGTTCAAAAATTTTTTATCTACACAATCTGAATACATTTTCAACAAACAAACGCGCAACGATAATTGGACAAATCGTACAACAAATTAAAACAAGGTTATTGGAAAACAATGTAGGTGGAATTGTTTTAGAAGATTTAAAGTTTCAACAATCTCATGATACTGATAAATACAGTAATCGTAATTTCCATCAATTTACGTATAAAAAGATGTTGAACAGTTTAATTCGTATGGCTCTTCGTAACGGATTTTCTGTTAAAACAGTAAACCCCGCTTATACAAGTGTGATCGGAAAATTAAAATACAGTAAAAATTTCGGTATTAGCGTTCATGAAGCAGCCGCATTCACGATCGCAAGACGTGGATTAGAATTGCAAGAACAATTACCACAAGAAATTATATTATTATTAAAAAACCAAATTACAACAAAACTGCGTATTCTTGTTGCTTCCATGGAAGAAAGTAAAAAGAATACGCAAAAAGTATATAAAAAATGGTTACAAACAATTCAAACGTGGAAAGAATATCATAATTGGAAATTGTGGAGCATTCTTCACAAAACTGTTTATATGAACAATCAACAAGTAGTATTTAAAATTTAA
- a CDS encoding DUF969 domain-containing protein: MVKLIGILLVAVGFLFRLNTLLVVMVAGIVTGMVSGLSFYDVISMFGKFFIENRYMSMPIILTLPVIGILERYGLKERAEALITKSKGATTGRVLMSYFTIRESSAALGLNIGGHAQTVRPLVAPMAEGAAQGKYGKLPEKLREKIKANAAAAENTAWFFGEDIFIATGAILLMKGFFDSVGMHVGVWDMALWGIPTAISALIVSWIRFRRFDKYIAKTMTSKVKEEKEAI; the protein is encoded by the coding sequence TTGGTGAAATTAATCGGGATATTACTAGTTGCAGTGGGCTTTTTATTTAGATTAAATACACTATTAGTCGTTATGGTTGCAGGTATTGTTACGGGGATGGTTTCAGGATTAAGCTTTTATGATGTCATTAGCATGTTCGGTAAATTTTTCATAGAAAATAGATATATGTCTATGCCTATCATACTAACTTTACCGGTAATCGGAATTTTAGAGCGTTACGGTTTAAAAGAAAGAGCAGAAGCACTTATAACGAAATCAAAAGGTGCAACAACTGGAAGAGTATTAATGTCATATTTTACGATAAGAGAATCATCAGCAGCACTAGGTCTTAATATTGGTGGTCATGCACAAACAGTAAGACCGCTCGTTGCACCGATGGCAGAAGGGGCTGCGCAAGGTAAATACGGTAAGCTTCCTGAAAAGTTAAGAGAAAAGATTAAAGCGAATGCAGCCGCTGCGGAAAATACAGCTTGGTTTTTCGGAGAAGACATTTTTATCGCAACTGGTGCCATTTTATTAATGAAAGGATTCTTCGATTCAGTAGGTATGCATGTCGGTGTATGGGATATGGCGCTTTGGGGTATTCCAACTGCAATATCTGCACTCATTGTAAGCTGGATTAGATTTAGAAGGTTTGATAAATATATAGCAAAAACGATGACATCAAAAGTAAAAGAAGAGAAGGAGGCAATATAA
- the pxpA gene encoding 5-oxoprolinase subunit PxpA, whose amino-acid sequence MTTIDLNCNLGESFGAYKMGNDDEILPFVSSINVACGFHAGDPSVMRQTVEKAMQHNVAIGAHPGFPDLIGFGRRNMNVSANEVYDYVLYQIDALDAFVKAAGGKMQHVKPHGALYNMAATNPEIADAIAKAIYHMNSSLSLYGLANSEAFIQAAEKYNITLVQEAFADRTYKEDGTLTSRTEENALIKNEDEAIKQVLQMVKEGYVNSVNGEKVAVQAQTICLHGDGEKAVQFARKIYRTFEHNKISICAPK is encoded by the coding sequence ATGACTACAATTGATTTGAATTGTAATTTAGGAGAAAGTTTTGGCGCTTATAAAATGGGGAATGATGATGAAATTCTTCCGTTCGTTTCCTCTATAAACGTTGCATGTGGTTTTCATGCGGGTGATCCGTCCGTTATGCGGCAAACGGTTGAAAAGGCAATGCAGCATAATGTAGCGATAGGGGCACACCCAGGATTTCCTGATTTAATTGGATTTGGTAGAAGAAACATGAACGTTTCAGCAAATGAAGTATACGATTATGTTTTATATCAAATTGATGCATTAGACGCTTTTGTAAAAGCAGCTGGTGGGAAGATGCAGCATGTGAAACCGCACGGAGCCCTATATAATATGGCGGCAACTAATCCGGAAATTGCAGATGCAATCGCAAAGGCAATTTATCATATGAATTCAAGTCTATCACTTTACGGATTAGCAAATAGCGAGGCGTTTATACAGGCTGCGGAAAAATACAATATAACTCTCGTACAAGAAGCTTTTGCAGATCGTACGTATAAGGAAGATGGAACCTTAACGAGTCGTACGGAAGAAAATGCGCTTATAAAAAATGAAGATGAAGCGATAAAACAAGTGCTTCAAATGGTGAAAGAAGGCTATGTAAATTCGGTGAATGGTGAGAAAGTAGCAGTTCAGGCGCAGACAATCTGTTTACATGGTGATGGAGAAAAAGCAGTACAATTTGCGAGAAAAATATACAGAACATTCGAACATAATAAAATTTCTATATGTGCACCGAAATAA
- a CDS encoding DUF2716 domain-containing protein: protein MKNWMEFTDKEDDRIWNKLYSELEFSPSVSTFPSFKVPSPFITYNISHYFGELVDLDVYDDLEDKALQVFKENTVSNEYIMALDWQHECYWVNPHLKFERNEFDEWSIPIFPNGDYYFFIQKDFKWGYLGHPWEKSITIFGKGLIESFERNKPKMFQNILRQG from the coding sequence ATGAAGAACTGGATGGAGTTTACAGACAAAGAGGATGATCGAATTTGGAACAAGTTATATAGTGAACTTGAGTTTTCACCAAGTGTTTCTACATTTCCATCATTTAAGGTGCCAAGTCCTTTTATTACATATAATATTTCTCATTACTTTGGAGAATTGGTAGATTTAGATGTGTATGACGATTTGGAAGATAAAGCGTTACAAGTGTTTAAGGAAAATACAGTATCGAATGAATATATAATGGCACTAGATTGGCAACATGAGTGTTATTGGGTGAATCCTCACTTAAAGTTTGAAAGAAATGAATTTGATGAGTGGAGCATACCAATATTTCCGAATGGAGATTACTACTTTTTTATTCAGAAGGACTTTAAGTGGGGGTATTTAGGTCATCCTTGGGAGAAGAGTATAACGATATTTGGAAAAGGATTAATAGAAAGTTTTGAAAGAAATAAGCCGAAAATGTTTCAAAATATTTTAAGGCAAGGATAA